Proteins encoded together in one Synechococcus sp. A15-62 window:
- a CDS encoding histidine triad nucleotide-binding protein yields the protein MADDTIFGKILRGEIPCDEVYSDEQCLVFRDVAPQAPVHVLVIPRKPIESLRSGVAEDAALLGHLLLVAARVAKQEGLDDFRTVINSGAGAGQTVFHLHVHVIGGRPLAWPPG from the coding sequence ATGGCAGACGACACGATCTTCGGGAAGATCCTTCGTGGCGAGATCCCGTGCGATGAGGTCTACAGCGATGAGCAGTGCCTGGTCTTTCGCGATGTCGCCCCCCAGGCGCCAGTTCACGTGCTGGTCATTCCCCGCAAGCCGATCGAGAGTCTGCGGTCTGGTGTTGCCGAGGATGCGGCCTTGCTGGGCCATCTGTTGCTGGTGGCTGCCCGCGTAGCCAAACAGGAGGGTCTGGACGATTTCCGCACGGTGATCAACAGCGGCGCCGGTGCGGGTCAGACGGTCTTTCACCTCCATGTGCACGTGATCGGTGGTCGTCCTCTGGCGTGGCCTCCCGGTTGA
- a CDS encoding ATP-binding protein: MAEFPRTVLDLLRQPLEDGAVQISRAQQSTVFPALITLVAATNPCTCGWHGDRDHGCRCSISQRQRYWQRLSGPLLDRLDLQLRLERRSAREMAAVLKQPRQTQASASWCKPALIERARQRMQRRNPGGASNGRLSAAALRQSGAIEATALELWEQLINQRGLSTRSSLQLLRVARTIADLNDRTSVDRNALAEANCFRCTDLLKQPGAQ; this comes from the coding sequence TTGGCGGAATTTCCGCGAACGGTGCTGGATCTATTGCGGCAGCCCCTGGAGGATGGCGCCGTGCAGATCAGCCGTGCCCAGCAGAGCACGGTATTCCCGGCCCTGATCACCCTGGTGGCCGCCACCAATCCCTGCACCTGCGGCTGGCATGGCGACCGCGACCATGGCTGTCGCTGCAGCATCAGCCAACGCCAGCGCTACTGGCAGAGGCTCTCCGGCCCGCTGCTGGATCGGCTCGATCTGCAACTGCGGCTGGAACGGCGCTCCGCCAGGGAGATGGCAGCAGTACTGAAACAACCCAGACAAACGCAAGCCTCAGCGTCCTGGTGCAAGCCCGCATTAATTGAACGAGCCCGGCAGCGGATGCAGAGGCGCAATCCCGGTGGAGCCAGCAATGGGCGGCTATCGGCGGCAGCGCTGCGGCAGAGCGGAGCCATCGAGGCGACGGCGCTCGAACTCTGGGAACAGCTGATCAACCAGCGCGGCCTGAGCACGCGCAGCAGCCTTCAGCTGTTGCGCGTGGCGCGCACCATTGCTGATCTCAACGACCGGACCAGCGTCGATCGAAACGCGTTAGCGGAAGCGAATTGCTTCCGCTGCACCGATCTGCTCAAGCAGCCTGGAGCTCAGTAG
- a CDS encoding DUF3747 domain-containing protein: MDVMARFRTVAAAGLALAATSVPAALAQGSLFTAVPVELSNFVLVSAPIGQGERSQLNIYEQRTTKRPCFAVAAGSPAMVDPLLSTFDFTGVCNRYIDGNGYSLRIGGDDLGTRYRLSVVNTGSDIELLATPTKNPSQPTMLVARAGGAASGFVQLKLEPGWTLKRRAYGKKSLGHLYVYRDSAPVAGSSASPAPVEAEQIESSTAPSY; encoded by the coding sequence ATGGACGTGATGGCACGCTTTCGAACCGTGGCCGCTGCCGGCCTCGCTCTCGCAGCGACCTCGGTACCGGCGGCCCTGGCCCAGGGTTCGCTGTTCACGGCAGTGCCTGTGGAGTTAAGCAACTTCGTCTTGGTGTCGGCCCCGATCGGTCAGGGCGAGCGTTCACAGCTGAACATCTACGAGCAGCGCACCACGAAACGCCCCTGTTTTGCTGTGGCCGCCGGATCACCGGCCATGGTGGATCCGCTGTTGTCCACCTTTGATTTCACCGGGGTCTGCAACCGCTACATCGATGGGAACGGCTATTCCCTGCGCATTGGTGGTGATGACCTTGGCACCCGTTACAGGCTCAGTGTGGTGAACACCGGCAGCGACATCGAGCTGCTGGCCACACCCACCAAGAATCCCTCCCAGCCCACCATGCTCGTGGCCCGGGCCGGTGGTGCCGCCAGCGGTTTTGTTCAACTCAAGCTTGAGCCTGGCTGGACCCTGAAGCGGCGCGCCTACGGCAAGAAGAGCCTCGGTCATCTCTATGTCTATCGGGACAGTGCGCCTGTGGCCGGTTCCAGTGCGAGCCCTGCACCGGTGGAGGCTGAACAGATCGAGAGTTCCACGGCTCCGTCCTACTGA
- the def gene encoding peptide deformylase translates to MAGSFAELARQADKSRDTMLVPKTALETPPLEIHTLGDEVLRQPARRIGKVNEQVRELARDMLRSMYTAKGIGLAAPQVGIHQQLLVIDLDLENAATPPLVLINPEITAASAGLDTHEEGCLSIPGVYLDVVRPTAIELSFRDEMGRPRKMKADGLMARCIQHEMDHLNGVLFVDRVTDEDGLQKELKEKGFERQDVRSVA, encoded by the coding sequence TTGGCAGGAAGCTTTGCAGAGTTGGCCCGTCAGGCCGATAAGTCGCGGGACACGATGCTGGTGCCGAAGACGGCCCTTGAAACTCCGCCGCTGGAGATTCACACTCTGGGCGATGAGGTGCTGCGGCAGCCCGCGCGACGCATCGGCAAGGTGAATGAGCAGGTGCGTGAGCTAGCCCGCGACATGCTGCGCAGCATGTACACCGCCAAGGGCATTGGCCTGGCGGCGCCTCAGGTGGGGATTCACCAGCAGCTCCTGGTGATTGATCTCGACCTTGAAAATGCAGCCACGCCGCCCCTGGTGCTGATCAATCCGGAAATCACGGCGGCCAGCGCCGGGCTCGACACCCATGAAGAGGGCTGTCTCAGCATCCCCGGGGTGTATCTCGATGTGGTGCGTCCCACCGCGATTGAACTGAGCTTCCGTGATGAGATGGGTCGGCCCCGGAAGATGAAGGCCGATGGGTTGATGGCCCGTTGCATTCAGCACGAGATGGACCATCTCAATGGCGTGTTGTTTGTCGATCGCGTCACTGATGAAGACGGTCTGCAGAAGGAGCTCAAGGAGAAGGGCTTCGAGCGCCAAGATGTGCGGAGCGTCGCCTGA
- a CDS encoding prolyl oligopeptidase family serine peptidase, with translation MGAARLSAQHAVGLLPGLKEPALVCGTDATVWMIWLEQRPQERGRTTALIRRFGDSEAPPQELTPAPCNLRSSVHDYGGGVLATAVEQDRLILAWIEGGCLWRQDWRLPQTNTHQPTPLAAAQLLSQEGDWELADGVLDLPRQRWIGIREIEGRDELVSLALSGTDQTPRLLHQPTDFAGYGCLSPDGHRFAWVEWQQPDMPWDSSSLWCAEFSDTGELLQPHQLAGGDGVSVFQPQWLPDGQLLVAEDSTGWWNLMLQPSADASWEKPWPMAAETAMPQWIYGMSTTAWDGEQLIAAVCSRGAWSLQRLSLDGTVQPLPQPFDDLAGLSACNGRAVAVASNSTSVAGLLEIDLRPATPLWGHSPAIAAPLPVEAISVAEPLWFNGHKGERTHAWYYPPSGNPPGPAPLLVKSHSGPTAMARRGLSLAIQYWTSRGWGVVDVNYGGSTGFGRDYRERLNGGWGVVDVADCAAAAQALIEAGRADPGKIAIEGGSAGGFTTLAALCFTDVFRAGACRYAVCDLTAMAEDTHRFEARYVDGLVGAWPAARALYEQRSPLLHADQIRCPVLFFQGMQDKVVPPEQTERMAEALRSNGIPVDVRLFEEEGHGFRNQATQIEVLRETEAFFRRQLKLAEPQN, from the coding sequence ATGGGAGCCGCCCGCTTATCCGCGCAACATGCCGTCGGCCTTTTGCCGGGACTGAAGGAACCGGCCCTGGTGTGCGGTACCGATGCAACGGTTTGGATGATCTGGCTGGAACAGCGCCCCCAGGAGCGCGGCCGCACCACAGCCTTGATCCGGCGCTTCGGTGATTCCGAAGCACCCCCCCAGGAGCTGACGCCAGCCCCCTGCAACCTGCGCAGTAGCGTGCATGACTACGGCGGCGGCGTGCTCGCCACTGCTGTGGAACAGGACAGGCTGATCCTGGCCTGGATCGAGGGCGGCTGCCTCTGGCGTCAGGACTGGCGCTTGCCCCAGACCAACACCCATCAACCCACCCCACTGGCAGCAGCCCAACTGCTCAGCCAGGAGGGCGATTGGGAGCTGGCGGATGGCGTGCTCGATCTGCCCAGGCAGCGCTGGATCGGCATCCGTGAAATCGAGGGCCGTGACGAACTGGTGAGCCTGGCGTTGAGCGGAACCGATCAAACCCCGCGGCTGCTGCATCAACCGACGGACTTTGCGGGCTACGGCTGCTTGAGCCCCGATGGTCACCGTTTTGCCTGGGTGGAATGGCAGCAACCCGACATGCCCTGGGACAGCAGCAGTCTCTGGTGCGCAGAGTTCAGCGACACAGGCGAGCTGCTCCAACCGCACCAGCTGGCCGGAGGCGACGGCGTCTCGGTGTTTCAACCCCAGTGGCTGCCCGACGGGCAGTTGCTTGTGGCGGAAGACAGCACAGGATGGTGGAACCTGATGCTCCAGCCCAGCGCCGACGCCTCCTGGGAGAAGCCCTGGCCGATGGCTGCTGAAACGGCCATGCCCCAGTGGATCTATGGGATGAGCACCACGGCCTGGGATGGCGAGCAGCTGATCGCCGCCGTCTGCAGCCGCGGGGCCTGGTCGTTGCAACGGCTCAGCCTGGATGGAACGGTGCAGCCGTTGCCGCAACCGTTTGATGACCTGGCGGGATTGAGCGCATGCAATGGCCGCGCCGTGGCCGTGGCCAGCAACAGCACAAGCGTGGCCGGTCTGCTGGAAATCGATTTGCGACCGGCCACGCCGCTCTGGGGCCACAGCCCCGCCATCGCGGCACCCTTGCCGGTTGAGGCGATCAGCGTGGCCGAACCGCTGTGGTTCAACGGCCACAAGGGCGAACGCACCCATGCCTGGTACTACCCCCCCAGCGGCAACCCACCAGGGCCTGCGCCTCTGCTGGTGAAAAGCCATAGCGGACCAACGGCCATGGCTCGCCGCGGCCTCAGCCTGGCGATTCAGTACTGGACCTCCCGGGGCTGGGGCGTGGTGGATGTGAATTACGGCGGCTCAACGGGGTTCGGCCGGGACTACCGGGAGCGCCTCAACGGGGGCTGGGGCGTGGTGGATGTGGCCGACTGCGCCGCAGCAGCCCAGGCTCTAATCGAGGCCGGCCGGGCTGATCCCGGCAAGATCGCCATCGAAGGCGGAAGCGCCGGCGGCTTCACCACCCTGGCGGCGCTGTGCTTCACCGACGTGTTCCGGGCCGGTGCATGCCGCTATGCGGTGTGTGATCTCACAGCCATGGCCGAAGACACGCACAGATTTGAAGCGCGCTACGTCGATGGCCTGGTGGGGGCATGGCCCGCGGCACGGGCTTTGTATGAGCAACGGTCGCCACTGCTGCATGCCGATCAGATCCGCTGTCCGGTGCTGTTTTTCCAGGGCATGCAAGACAAGGTGGTGCCTCCGGAACAAACCGAACGCATGGCCGAGGCTCTGCGCAGCAACGGCATTCCGGTGGACGTGAGGCTGTTCGAGGAGGAAGGCCATGGCTTCCGCAACCAGGCCACCCAGATCGAAGTACTGAGAGAGACCGAGGCCTTTTTTCGACGTCAACTAAAACTGGCTGAGCCGCAGAACTGA
- a CDS encoding MscL family protein, which yields MFQRWRREFVEFFFTKGSALTVAIAFIVGQQFTRIVDSVTKDLLMPLLNPLVPKGSFQDLKIDYFGGAIEIGKLVDTIIEALLVAWMLFLIFKAIKRIERQTSGSTEET from the coding sequence ATGTTTCAGCGGTGGCGCCGGGAATTTGTCGAGTTCTTCTTCACAAAGGGAAGCGCCCTGACAGTCGCCATTGCATTCATTGTGGGGCAGCAATTCACACGAATTGTTGACTCAGTCACGAAAGACCTCTTGATGCCTCTCCTGAATCCATTGGTTCCTAAAGGCAGCTTCCAAGATCTCAAGATTGACTATTTCGGCGGCGCCATTGAAATTGGCAAGCTCGTTGACACCATCATCGAGGCCCTCCTGGTGGCCTGGATGCTGTTCCTCATCTTTAAGGCAATCAAACGGATTGAGCGGCAAACCTCAGGATCCACGGAAGAAACATAG
- a CDS encoding SufS family cysteine desulfurase, with the protein MTIAAEARSSADFVDLSYRYRADFPILEQRAPDGRPLIYLDHAATSQKPRQVLEALQHYYSSDNANVHRGAHQLSARATDAFEAARSTTAAFIGAASPREIVFTRNASEAINLVARTWGDANLKQGDEILLTVMEHHSNLVPWQLLAQRTGCVLRHVGITDSGELDLKDFRAQLNERTRFVSLVHISNSLGCCNPLDQVIPAAHAVGACVLVDACQSLAHKPIDVVALDADFLVGSSHKLCGPTGMGFLWARESLLEAMPPFLGGGEMIQDVFLDHSTWAVLPHKFEAGTPAIGEAVGMGAAIRYLQMVGLEAIQAWEAQLTRHLFARLQDIDGVRVLGPTPDQQPERGALATFLVDGVHANDIAALIDASGICIRSGHHCCQPLHRIYDVTASARASLSFTSTFEEIDRFSEELAFTVAFLREHS; encoded by the coding sequence ATGACGATCGCTGCTGAAGCACGATCCAGTGCTGATTTTGTGGATCTATCGTATCGATATCGTGCCGATTTTCCGATTCTTGAACAGCGTGCTCCGGACGGCAGGCCGCTGATTTATCTCGATCACGCTGCCACCAGCCAGAAGCCCCGTCAGGTGCTCGAGGCGCTGCAGCACTACTACAGCAGCGACAACGCCAACGTGCATCGCGGCGCTCACCAACTCAGTGCCCGTGCCACCGATGCCTTTGAAGCGGCCCGCAGCACGACGGCGGCCTTCATTGGCGCCGCCAGTCCCCGGGAGATTGTCTTCACCCGCAATGCAAGCGAAGCCATCAATCTGGTGGCGCGCACCTGGGGTGACGCCAACCTCAAGCAAGGGGATGAAATTCTCCTCACGGTGATGGAGCACCACAGCAACCTGGTGCCCTGGCAGCTATTGGCCCAGCGCACCGGCTGCGTGCTGCGCCATGTGGGCATCACCGATTCCGGCGAGCTGGATCTCAAGGATTTTCGGGCCCAGCTCAATGAGCGCACTCGGTTCGTGAGCCTGGTGCACATCAGCAATTCCCTGGGTTGCTGCAATCCCCTCGATCAGGTCATCCCCGCGGCCCATGCCGTTGGAGCCTGCGTGCTCGTGGATGCCTGCCAGAGCCTGGCTCACAAGCCCATTGATGTGGTGGCCCTCGATGCCGACTTCCTGGTCGGCTCGTCCCACAAGCTCTGTGGTCCCACCGGCATGGGATTCCTCTGGGCGAGGGAGTCGCTGCTGGAGGCGATGCCTCCCTTTTTGGGCGGCGGCGAGATGATTCAGGACGTTTTCCTGGACCACAGCACCTGGGCGGTGTTGCCCCATAAGTTCGAAGCGGGCACCCCTGCCATTGGTGAGGCGGTGGGCATGGGGGCAGCGATTCGCTATCTGCAGATGGTGGGTCTTGAGGCGATTCAGGCCTGGGAGGCGCAGCTCACCCGGCATCTTTTCGCTCGGCTGCAGGACATTGATGGTGTGCGGGTCTTGGGGCCGACGCCGGATCAACAGCCCGAGCGTGGTGCCCTCGCCACATTCCTTGTGGATGGCGTGCATGCCAACGACATCGCCGCTCTGATCGATGCCTCCGGGATCTGCATCCGCAGTGGTCACCACTGCTGTCAGCCCCTGCACCGCATTTATGACGTGACAGCTTCAGCGCGGGCCAGCCTGAGCTTTACCAGCACCTTTGAAGAGATCGACCGCTTCAGCGAAGAGCTCGCTTTCACGGTCGCCTTCCTGCGCGAGCACAGCTAA
- a CDS encoding SufD family Fe-S cluster assembly protein — MASSVLAPVQERGRAALEQLGLPTRRQEPWRLTDLKRLAAVSELPVSASPLSTSLPASLDGVTRLVLNGFDDPLAGQVLPEGITALNGEELVQALGHTLDRCGCAQVWPVEFNHAKAQQILALRVRGRVGPLELVLAAGAGLNATRVLLLLEEKAELELMQVLLAEGASAHSHVLEVHLGQEAQLRHGVLATADGASSLMAHLAVEQEPRSSYALTSVVQGWNLGRVEPRVVQVDGQAETVLKALAVTGAEQQLATHTAVRFDGPEGELDQLQKCLAGGQSHAIFNGAISVPRDAQRTNAAQLSRNLLLSGRARVDTKPELEIVADDVRCAHGATVSQLQDDELFYLQSRGIAATDATALLLRGACQEVIAQLPEAAQAWRPLERVMESLAL; from the coding sequence ATGGCGAGCAGTGTGCTGGCACCGGTGCAGGAGCGCGGTCGAGCCGCGCTTGAACAGCTTGGTCTGCCCACCCGTCGCCAGGAGCCCTGGCGGCTCACCGACCTCAAACGCCTTGCGGCTGTCTCGGAGTTGCCGGTCAGTGCCTCGCCACTGTCCACGTCTCTGCCGGCCAGCTTGGACGGGGTGACCCGTCTGGTGCTCAATGGTTTTGATGATCCCCTGGCCGGCCAGGTGCTTCCGGAAGGAATCACGGCGCTGAATGGCGAAGAGCTGGTGCAGGCCCTCGGCCACACCCTCGATCGCTGCGGTTGTGCCCAGGTCTGGCCCGTGGAGTTCAACCATGCCAAAGCCCAGCAAATCCTGGCCCTCAGGGTGCGGGGACGGGTTGGCCCGTTGGAGCTGGTCCTGGCGGCGGGTGCCGGGTTGAACGCCACGCGGGTGCTGCTGCTGTTGGAGGAAAAGGCAGAGCTGGAGCTGATGCAGGTGCTGCTGGCTGAGGGTGCGTCGGCCCACAGTCACGTGCTGGAAGTTCATCTGGGGCAGGAGGCCCAACTGCGCCATGGCGTTCTGGCCACTGCAGATGGGGCGTCATCGCTGATGGCTCATTTGGCCGTCGAGCAGGAGCCCCGCAGCTCCTATGCCCTCACTTCGGTGGTTCAAGGCTGGAACCTGGGACGGGTGGAGCCCCGGGTGGTGCAGGTGGATGGCCAGGCAGAGACCGTGCTTAAGGCTTTGGCTGTCACCGGCGCCGAGCAGCAGCTGGCCACCCACACCGCGGTTCGCTTCGACGGGCCGGAGGGGGAGCTGGATCAGTTGCAGAAATGCCTGGCCGGCGGCCAGTCTCACGCGATTTTTAACGGCGCCATCAGTGTTCCCCGCGATGCGCAGCGCACCAACGCCGCGCAGTTGAGCCGCAACCTGCTGCTGTCCGGCCGGGCCCGGGTGGACACCAAACCCGAGCTGGAGATCGTGGCGGACGATGTGCGCTGCGCCCATGGCGCCACCGTGTCGCAGCTTCAGGACGATGAGTTGTTCTATCTCCAGAGTCGGGGCATCGCTGCGACGGATGCAACGGCGCTGCTGCTACGCGGTGCCTGTCAGGAGGTGATCGCGCAGCTACCTGAAGCTGCGCAGGCCTGGCGCCCCCTGGAGCGCGTGATGGAGAGTCTTGCCCTATGA
- the sufC gene encoding Fe-S cluster assembly ATPase SufC has product MIRPDAELLLDIQDLHASVEDKPILKGVNLQVRAGEVHAVMGRNGSGKSTLSKVLAGHPAYRVTGGTVRYRGQDLFELEPEERARLGVFLGFQYPVEIPGVSNLEFLRVSTNARREKQGEEELDTFAFEDHVNDKLKVVQMDPAFLERSVNEGFSGGEKKRNEILQMALLEPVVAILDETDSGLDIDALRIVAGGVNQLATEDNATLLITHYQRLLDEITPDYVHVMAAGRILRTGGRELALELEQTGYDWVDQELAAQGAA; this is encoded by the coding sequence GTGATTCGCCCAGACGCTGAGCTGCTGCTCGATATCCAAGACCTGCATGCCTCCGTCGAGGACAAGCCCATCCTCAAGGGGGTGAATCTGCAGGTGCGGGCTGGTGAGGTCCATGCCGTAATGGGTCGCAACGGCAGTGGTAAGAGCACGCTCTCCAAGGTGTTGGCTGGGCATCCGGCTTACCGGGTCACGGGCGGCACCGTTCGTTATCGCGGCCAGGATCTTTTTGAGCTGGAGCCTGAAGAGCGGGCCCGTCTGGGGGTTTTCCTCGGATTTCAGTACCCCGTTGAAATCCCTGGCGTCAGCAACCTGGAATTCCTACGGGTGTCCACCAATGCCCGGCGGGAAAAGCAGGGGGAAGAGGAGCTCGACACCTTTGCCTTCGAGGATCACGTGAACGACAAGCTCAAGGTGGTGCAGATGGATCCTGCTTTCCTTGAGCGCAGCGTGAATGAAGGTTTCTCCGGGGGCGAGAAAAAGCGCAACGAGATTCTCCAGATGGCGCTGCTGGAGCCAGTGGTGGCGATCCTGGATGAAACCGATTCCGGCCTGGATATCGATGCCCTTCGCATCGTGGCCGGTGGTGTGAACCAGCTGGCGACGGAAGATAACGCCACGCTGCTGATCACCCACTACCAGCGTCTTCTCGATGAGATCACCCCGGACTATGTGCATGTGATGGCGGCAGGCCGGATCCTGCGCACCGGCGGACGGGAGCTGGCCCTTGAGCTGGAGCAGACCGGATACGACTGGGTTGATCAGGAGCTGGCAGCTCAAGGAGCAGCTTGA
- the sufB gene encoding Fe-S cluster assembly protein SufB, which translates to MTSTSTRDLVSQPYKYGFVTEIETDKIAKGLSEEVVRLISAKKEEPDFLLQFRLKAFRHWLTLEEPDWAALGYPEIDYQDIVYYAAPKQQEKKASLDEVDPKLLETFDKLGIPLSEQKRLSNVAVDAVFDSVSIATTYKEKLAEHGVVFCSFSEAVKEHPELIERYLGTVVSSNDNYFAALNSAVFSDGSFVFIPKGVECPMELSTYFRINSGDTGQFERTLIVAEEGASVSYLEGCTAPMFDTNQLHAAVVELVALDDASIKYSTVQNWYAGDENGVGGIYNFVTKRGQCRGDRSRISWTQVETGSAITWKYPSCVLQGADSVGEFYSVALTNNCQQADTGTKMVHVGPRTRSTIVSKGISAGRSSNSYRGLVQMGPNAKGARNYSQCDSMLIGDQAAANTYPYIRSQQPQAAIEHEASTCRISEDQLFYLQSRGIGFEEAVSMMVSGFCRDVFNQLPMEFAAEADKLLALKLEGSVG; encoded by the coding sequence ATGACTAGTACCTCCACACGGGATCTCGTCAGCCAGCCGTACAAGTACGGCTTTGTTACCGAGATTGAGACCGACAAAATCGCCAAAGGTCTCAGTGAAGAGGTCGTTCGCCTGATTTCGGCCAAGAAAGAGGAGCCTGATTTTCTGCTTCAGTTCCGGCTCAAGGCGTTTCGCCATTGGCTCACCCTTGAGGAGCCCGACTGGGCTGCCCTCGGTTATCCCGAGATCGACTACCAGGACATCGTTTATTACGCGGCTCCCAAGCAACAGGAGAAGAAGGCCAGCCTCGATGAAGTGGATCCGAAGCTGCTGGAAACCTTCGACAAGCTCGGCATCCCGCTGAGTGAGCAGAAGCGCCTCAGCAACGTGGCCGTGGATGCTGTATTCGACAGCGTTTCGATTGCCACCACCTACAAAGAGAAGTTGGCGGAACACGGGGTGGTGTTCTGCTCCTTCAGTGAGGCGGTCAAAGAGCATCCCGAGCTGATCGAGCGCTACCTCGGCACGGTTGTCTCCAGCAACGACAACTACTTCGCAGCCCTGAATTCAGCGGTGTTCAGCGACGGATCCTTTGTCTTCATTCCGAAGGGCGTTGAGTGCCCGATGGAGCTCTCTACCTACTTCCGGATCAATTCCGGCGACACCGGACAGTTCGAGCGCACTTTGATCGTCGCCGAAGAGGGAGCCTCGGTGAGTTATCTCGAAGGGTGCACAGCACCGATGTTCGACACCAACCAGCTGCATGCGGCGGTGGTTGAACTTGTGGCTCTCGACGACGCCTCAATCAAATATTCCACGGTTCAGAACTGGTACGCCGGTGATGAAAACGGCGTCGGCGGGATTTACAACTTCGTGACCAAACGAGGCCAGTGCCGCGGTGATCGCAGCCGCATCAGCTGGACCCAGGTGGAGACCGGTTCTGCCATCACCTGGAAATACCCCAGTTGCGTGCTCCAGGGAGCTGATTCGGTGGGTGAGTTCTATTCCGTGGCCCTCACCAACAACTGCCAGCAGGCCGATACCGGCACCAAGATGGTCCATGTCGGACCGCGCACCCGCTCCACGATTGTGAGCAAGGGCATCAGTGCAGGGCGCTCCAGCAACAGTTACCGCGGTCTCGTGCAGATGGGACCCAATGCCAAGGGCGCTCGCAACTACAGCCAATGCGATTCGATGTTGATTGGCGATCAGGCCGCTGCGAACACCTACCCCTACATCCGTTCGCAGCAGCCGCAGGCGGCCATCGAGCACGAGGCCAGCACCTGTCGCATCTCCGAAGACCAGCTCTTTTACCTGCAGAGCCGTGGCATCGGGTTTGAAGAGGCCGTCTCGATGATGGTCAGCGGCTTCTGCCGCGACGTCTTCAATCAGCTGCCGATGGAGTTTGCCGCTGAGGCGGACAAATTGCTGGCCCTCAAACTTGAGGGGTCCGTGGGCTGA